The Listeria sp. PSOL-1 genome includes a region encoding these proteins:
- the rsgA gene encoding ribosome small subunit-dependent GTPase A: MEGQIVKALSGFYYCFHKGNVYQCRARGNFRKRKMTPLVGDEVIFQAENQTDGYILEILPRKNELVRPPIANVDIAILVFSAVEPDFSTNLADRFLVAIEEADVTPILCISKLDLVEKNQQETFLAYQEIYQKIGYQVYLTNDAFDKTQLITILKDKTAVIAGQSGVGKSTLLNQLNPNLTLKTAGISEALGRGRHTTRHVELLQIGEGLIADTPGFSSIEWSMITPENLQFCFPEIASYRSACKFRGCLHETEPGCAVKDAVTERDIQLFRYEHYLQILTEIKNRKPRY; the protein is encoded by the coding sequence CTGGAAGGTCAAATTGTCAAAGCACTTAGTGGATTTTACTATTGTTTTCATAAGGGGAATGTATATCAGTGCAGAGCACGTGGGAATTTTCGCAAACGAAAGATGACACCACTTGTAGGGGATGAAGTCATTTTTCAAGCTGAGAATCAAACAGACGGCTACATTCTTGAAATATTACCAAGAAAAAATGAACTTGTACGTCCTCCCATTGCTAATGTTGATATTGCAATTCTAGTATTTTCAGCAGTAGAACCTGATTTTTCAACAAACTTAGCGGATCGTTTCCTTGTCGCGATTGAAGAAGCTGATGTAACACCTATCCTTTGTATTAGTAAACTTGACTTGGTAGAAAAAAATCAGCAAGAAACATTTTTAGCCTATCAAGAAATCTATCAAAAAATTGGCTATCAAGTCTATCTTACAAATGATGCCTTCGATAAAACACAACTGATAACGATTCTTAAAGATAAAACAGCTGTTATCGCTGGCCAATCCGGTGTCGGAAAATCAACGCTACTCAATCAACTCAATCCCAATTTAACCCTTAAAACAGCCGGGATTTCAGAGGCACTAGGTCGTGGTAGACACACCACAAGACATGTAGAACTGCTTCAAATTGGGGAGGGACTTATTGCAGACACACCTGGCTTTAGCTCGATTGAATGGTCCATGATTACACCAGAAAACTTGCAATTTTGCTTCCCGGAGATTGCAAGTTATCGATCCGCTTGTAAATTCCGCGGGTGTTTACATGAAACCGAGCCAGGTTGTGCTGTAAAAGATGCGGTTACGGAGAGGGATATTCAGCTATTTCGTTATGAACATTATTTGCAAATTTTAACAGAAATAAAAAATAGAAAGCCGAGGTATTGA
- the pknB gene encoding Stk1 family PASTA domain-containing Ser/Thr kinase yields the protein MMIGKRINDRYKIISPIGGGGMANVFLAHDIILDRDVAVKILRIDLADESNLIRRFQREAQSATSLVHPNIVSVYDVGEENDLHYIVMEYVEGMDLKQYIHEHHPISFEKAVDIMKQIVSAVSAAHSYHIIHRDLKPQNILINPQGVVKITDFGIAMALSETSITQTNSLLGSVHYLSPEQARGGMATQKSDIYSLGIVFYELLTGNVPYDGESAVSIAIKHLQANVPSVREQNPGIPQSLENIITRATAKDPFKRYQSASEMERDLDTCLQRDRLNEEKYMIDGDDGDTKTIPVLPTKNAMRDLESNPQPEAIKKEEPPKEKNKKKKKSKKKKVFWIVFSVILLAAAIILALWFLGKPPKEIEIPDVALKSEEKAVSTLQKEGFNIGKTIKTNSDKVDEGKVIKTDPEAGEMAEKGTSINIYVSIGSKKISVEDFSGRSYDETKKLLKEQGFKSISKKEEYNDSIDKGMIISQEPSPGSEVVAKDTDVVFVVSKGVAPFKLNDLTGYSKRGLDDYAASNGITIKTTEENANAAKGQVIKQTPAAGTEINKGSTVNVVISAGPKEKEVKTVKKSFNIKYDPEAQDGEKSNRVQIYIEDNDHGMTNAYKEMNITKDTTVTIPFEIEEGKQAGYKITRDNTVIDEGTVDYPR from the coding sequence ATGATGATTGGCAAGCGAATAAACGATCGCTATAAAATTATTAGCCCAATTGGTGGGGGAGGAATGGCCAATGTCTTCTTAGCCCATGATATTATTTTAGATCGTGATGTTGCTGTGAAAATTTTGCGTATTGATTTAGCTGATGAAAGCAATTTAATTCGCCGTTTTCAGCGTGAGGCACAATCAGCTACGAGTCTCGTTCATCCAAATATTGTCAGCGTCTATGATGTTGGTGAAGAAAATGATTTACATTATATCGTGATGGAGTACGTAGAAGGCATGGATTTAAAACAATACATTCATGAACATCACCCCATTTCTTTTGAAAAAGCCGTCGATATTATGAAACAAATTGTTTCTGCCGTTTCCGCGGCGCATAGCTATCACATTATTCATCGCGATTTAAAGCCACAAAATATTTTGATCAACCCACAAGGTGTGGTGAAAATTACTGATTTCGGTATCGCAATGGCACTTTCAGAAACGTCCATTACGCAGACCAATTCACTTCTTGGCTCGGTGCATTATCTTTCACCAGAGCAAGCGCGTGGTGGCATGGCAACGCAAAAATCAGATATTTATTCACTAGGAATCGTTTTTTATGAGCTTTTAACTGGGAATGTCCCTTATGACGGAGAGTCTGCTGTTTCAATTGCTATCAAACACCTTCAAGCAAATGTGCCTTCAGTCCGTGAACAAAACCCAGGCATACCACAGAGCTTAGAAAATATTATCACCCGTGCTACGGCAAAAGATCCGTTTAAACGTTATCAGTCAGCAAGTGAAATGGAGCGCGATTTAGATACCTGTTTGCAGCGTGATCGTTTGAATGAAGAAAAATATATGATTGATGGGGACGATGGTGATACAAAAACGATCCCTGTACTTCCAACAAAAAACGCCATGCGTGATCTTGAGTCAAATCCGCAGCCTGAAGCCATAAAAAAAGAGGAACCACCAAAAGAAAAAAACAAGAAAAAGAAAAAAAGCAAAAAGAAAAAGGTTTTTTGGATTGTATTTTCCGTTATTTTACTAGCTGCAGCTATTATTTTAGCGCTCTGGTTCCTCGGCAAACCGCCAAAAGAAATTGAAATTCCTGATGTCGCTTTAAAATCAGAAGAAAAAGCGGTTAGCACACTCCAAAAAGAAGGATTTAACATTGGTAAAACGATTAAAACAAACAGTGATAAAGTAGACGAAGGCAAAGTTATTAAAACGGATCCAGAAGCCGGTGAAATGGCAGAAAAAGGCACTTCTATTAATATTTACGTGAGCATCGGTTCGAAAAAGATATCAGTGGAAGATTTTTCCGGAAGAAGTTATGATGAAACGAAAAAGCTATTAAAAGAGCAGGGCTTTAAATCGATAAGTAAAAAAGAAGAATACAACGATTCGATTGATAAAGGTATGATTATCAGTCAAGAGCCTTCACCTGGATCAGAAGTAGTTGCAAAAGATACCGATGTTGTTTTTGTTGTAAGTAAAGGGGTTGCCCCGTTTAAGTTAAACGATTTAACCGGTTATAGCAAACGTGGATTAGATGATTACGCTGCTTCTAATGGGATTACGATTAAAACAACAGAAGAAAATGCAAATGCCGCAAAAGGTCAAGTGATCAAACAAACACCTGCAGCTGGAACAGAGATAAATAAAGGCTCTACAGTAAATGTCGTTATTTCTGCTGGTCCTAAAGAAAAAGAAGTAAAAACAGTTAAAAAAAGTTTCAACATCAAATACGATCCTGAAGCTCAAGATGGTGAAAAATCTAACCGGGTTCAAATCTATATCGAGGATAACGATCACGGCATGACAAATGCTTATAAGGAAATGAATATTACAAAAGATACAACCGTTACCATTCCTTTTGAAATTGAAGAAGGAAAACAAGCAGGATATAAAATTACACGTGATAATACTGTCATAGATGAAGGAACCGTCGATTATCCAAGGTAA
- a CDS encoding Stp1/IreP family PP2C-type Ser/Thr phosphatase has translation MRAEFRTDRGRIRNHNEDSGGVFTNKTNNPIVIVADGMGGHRAGDVASQMAVKLLSDAWCKTEEFLHAVEVEKWLQTAIQQVNTEIVRYAAEKPDLKGMGTTLVTAVFTRSQVIVANVGDSRGYLLSQGTLSQVTEDHSLVNELLRKGEISKEDAKNHPRKNILLRALGVEGKVSSDTFTLPFQTGDLLLLCSDGLTNMVPEEEMKNILVSNRTLSEKADIFITKANAYGGEDNITVLLLERDHKQKGGEEV, from the coding sequence GTGCGAGCAGAGTTTAGAACAGACCGCGGGAGAATTAGGAATCATAATGAAGACAGTGGTGGCGTTTTTACGAATAAAACCAATAATCCGATTGTCATAGTAGCTGACGGCATGGGAGGACACCGTGCTGGTGATGTAGCCTCTCAAATGGCTGTTAAGTTATTAAGTGATGCTTGGTGCAAGACAGAAGAATTTTTGCACGCCGTTGAAGTCGAAAAGTGGCTACAAACAGCGATTCAACAAGTCAATACCGAAATCGTTCGGTATGCCGCCGAAAAGCCAGATTTAAAAGGTATGGGAACAACACTTGTGACTGCGGTTTTTACGCGCAGTCAAGTGATTGTAGCGAATGTTGGGGATAGTAGAGGCTATTTATTATCACAAGGCACACTCTCACAAGTAACAGAAGATCATTCACTTGTTAATGAACTGCTTCGAAAAGGTGAAATTTCAAAAGAAGATGCTAAGAACCATCCACGGAAAAATATTTTATTACGTGCACTTGGTGTAGAAGGCAAAGTAAGTAGCGATACTTTTACGCTCCCTTTTCAAACGGGCGATTTACTTCTTCTTTGCTCAGATGGCTTGACCAATATGGTGCCAGAAGAAGAAATGAAAAATATCCTTGTGAGTAACCGCACGCTTTCTGAAAAAGCCGATATATTCATTACAAAAGCTAATGCTTATGGGGGCGAAGATAACATCACTGTGTTGTTATTAGAGCGCGACCACAAGCAAAAGGGAGGCGAAGAAGTATGA
- the rsmB gene encoding 16S rRNA (cytosine(967)-C(5))-methyltransferase RsmB: protein MKPTIRGLALDTILKIEKSGSYSHLLINDALKNKQLKQVDKALFTELVYGTIQRKITLDYYLQPFLKKQPEDWVIDLLRMSVYQLVFLDKIPEHAILHEAGEIAKKRGHQGVTKFVNGVLRNLIRTGVQDTTLISDDSARLSVEKSLPLWLTKRIILQYGFQKASEIGQAFLKPPKQTVRVNMTETNPKSLVKEFSDQGIESSVSEVIPEAVEITKGTITNTAAFRTGKCTVQDLSSMVATYALQLKENLNVLDACAAPGGKTTHIAEKMSGTGSVTALDIHDHKIKLIKESANRLNLLNIRAFKLDARKAAMQFEKQSFDRILVDAPCSGLGVLRHKPDIKYNKTLADIKKLSSIQQDILNEVSQLVKENGILVYSTCTIDQEENQQVVASFLMNHPEFELIPVHVPLSLANLEQDNGLQLLPTDVGSDGFFVASFRRL, encoded by the coding sequence ATGAAACCAACGATTCGAGGATTAGCCTTAGACACCATTTTAAAAATAGAAAAAAGCGGCTCATATAGCCATTTATTAATTAACGACGCGCTAAAAAATAAACAATTAAAGCAGGTCGATAAGGCTCTTTTTACAGAGCTTGTTTATGGAACCATTCAACGAAAAATCACATTAGATTACTACTTACAACCTTTTTTAAAAAAGCAACCTGAAGATTGGGTCATCGATTTGTTGCGAATGTCTGTTTACCAACTCGTCTTTTTAGACAAAATACCAGAACATGCGATTCTCCATGAAGCAGGCGAAATTGCTAAAAAACGAGGTCATCAAGGAGTTACAAAATTTGTCAATGGTGTGCTTAGAAACCTTATCAGAACAGGCGTACAAGATACTACTTTAATAAGCGATGACTCAGCGCGCTTATCAGTAGAAAAAAGCCTACCATTATGGCTAACTAAACGTATCATTTTACAATATGGTTTTCAAAAAGCAAGTGAGATAGGTCAAGCTTTTCTAAAGCCTCCTAAACAAACCGTTCGCGTGAACATGACAGAAACCAATCCGAAATCGCTTGTTAAAGAATTTAGTGATCAAGGAATTGAAAGTAGCGTTTCAGAAGTGATCCCAGAAGCTGTTGAAATCACAAAAGGAACCATTACAAATACAGCTGCTTTTCGTACCGGAAAATGCACTGTGCAAGACTTAAGCTCAATGGTCGCTACCTATGCTTTACAATTAAAGGAAAACCTGAATGTCCTTGATGCCTGCGCAGCACCCGGTGGAAAAACAACGCACATTGCTGAAAAAATGAGCGGAACAGGGTCCGTAACTGCTCTTGATATTCATGACCATAAAATTAAACTAATCAAAGAGTCAGCTAATCGTTTAAATTTACTGAACATCCGCGCATTTAAACTAGATGCCAGAAAAGCAGCGATGCAGTTTGAAAAGCAGAGTTTTGACCGAATTCTTGTTGATGCTCCTTGTAGTGGCTTGGGCGTTTTACGTCATAAACCAGATATTAAATACAATAAAACACTAGCGGATATTAAAAAGCTTTCTAGCATTCAACAAGATATATTAAATGAAGTTAGCCAATTAGTGAAAGAAAATGGTATATTAGTTTATAGTACGTGTACCATTGACCAAGAAGAAAATCAACAAGTTGTAGCAAGCTTTTTAATGAACCATCCAGAATTTGAACTTATTCCGGTTCATGTGCCGCTATCTTTGGCAAATTTAGAACAGGATAACGGGTTACAGCTTTTACCAACTGATGTAGGAAGTGACGGTTTTTTTGTCGCTAGTTTCAGAAGACTTTAA
- the fmt gene encoding methionyl-tRNA formyltransferase, translating to MKKIIFMGTPEFAVPVLEQIAAEYEVIAVVTQPDRPVGRKRILTPPPVKEAAEKLGFPVYQPEKLRTSTELTELIQLDSDLLITAAYGQILPKSLLEAPRFGAINVHASLLPEYRGGAPVHYAVMDGKKETGVTIMYMVEKLDAGDMIAKESLPITDQDDTGTMFTKLSLLGAELLMSTLPKFFNDEITAEKQDPEKVTFARNISREQEKINWQKDAREIFNQIRGLSPWPVAYTTLDAKPFKIWQAKLTEETKEGEPGTFVSLGKNRFGVLTGDNKIIELLVIQPAGKPKMEAASYMQGAGRALNETIRLGD from the coding sequence ATGAAAAAAATTATTTTTATGGGGACGCCAGAATTTGCTGTCCCTGTCTTAGAACAAATCGCAGCTGAATATGAAGTCATAGCGGTCGTCACGCAACCCGATCGACCTGTAGGAAGAAAACGCATCTTAACACCACCACCTGTAAAAGAAGCAGCTGAAAAATTAGGATTTCCTGTTTATCAACCAGAAAAATTACGGACATCTACTGAACTTACGGAACTCATTCAACTAGATAGTGATTTATTAATTACTGCAGCTTACGGACAAATTTTACCAAAAAGCTTACTTGAAGCGCCTCGTTTTGGGGCGATTAATGTCCATGCTTCTCTTCTTCCAGAATATCGCGGCGGAGCTCCTGTTCATTATGCAGTGATGGACGGAAAAAAAGAGACGGGTGTTACCATTATGTATATGGTAGAAAAGCTAGACGCAGGAGATATGATTGCTAAGGAAAGCCTTCCTATCACAGATCAAGATGATACCGGAACAATGTTTACTAAACTGAGTCTTCTTGGAGCAGAACTACTGATGTCAACACTGCCTAAATTTTTTAATGATGAAATTACGGCTGAAAAACAAGATCCCGAAAAAGTGACCTTTGCAAGAAATATTTCACGCGAACAAGAAAAAATTAATTGGCAAAAAGATGCTCGTGAAATCTTTAATCAAATTCGCGGTTTATCACCTTGGCCTGTTGCGTATACAACACTTGATGCAAAACCATTTAAAATTTGGCAAGCAAAACTTACAGAAGAAACCAAAGAAGGGGAGCCAGGCACCTTTGTTTCACTTGGAAAAAATCGGTTCGGTGTTTTAACAGGTGACAATAAAATCATCGAATTACTTGTTATTCAACCTGCTGGGAAACCAAAAATGGAAGCAGCAAGCTATATGCAAGGCGCTGGACGAGCACTAAATGAAACGATAAGGCTTGGTGATTAA